A window of Castanea sativa cultivar Marrone di Chiusa Pesio chromosome 1, ASM4071231v1 contains these coding sequences:
- the LOC142624935 gene encoding uncharacterized protein LOC142624935, with protein MGDNILLFEFEDSLDLEHVLEFEPWPYDKNLVVSQRTSDAEEALLLDYSRSSFWIQIHNAPEHLLIQETNELVGKTLGMVQQVADPKDEGAGGEFLRVKVNLDISRPLPRCCKLWAEQKLVGWVGIKYEQLPNFCYWCDRVSHGERGCEM; from the coding sequence ATGGGAGATAATATCCttctatttgaatttgaagaCAGCCTTGATCTTGAACATGTCCTAGAGTTTGAACCTTGGCCCTATGATAAAAATCTAGTGGTTTCTCAGAGAACTTCGGATGCTGAGGAAGCCCTTTTACTTGACTATTCTCGCTCTTCGTTTTGGATACAAATTCATAATGCTCCAGAACATCTCTTAATTCAAGAAACCAATGAATTGGTTGGTAAAACCTTAGGTATGGTGCAACAAGTGGCTGACCCAAAAGATGAAGGGGCAGGGGGTGAATTCTTGAGGGTCAAAGTCAACTTAGACATTTCGCGGCCACTACCTAGGTGCTGTAAACTTTGGGCGGAACAGAAACTTGTGGGTTGGGTGGGCATAAAGTATGAGCAGCTTCCTAATTTTTGCTATTGGTGTGATCGAGTTAGCCATGGTGAAAGAGGTTGTGAGATGTGA